Genomic window (Streptomyces yatensis):
CGTACGGAGCCAGTCGGCGGCTTCGGCGGGGGTCTCGGCCACCGGGACGCCCTGAGGGGCGGGCGGGCGGCGGATGACGACGACCGGGATCCCGGCGGCGCGGGCCGCGGCGAGTTTGGGGGCAGTGGCGTGGGCGCCGCTGTCCTTGGTGACCAGCACCTCGATGCGGTGGCGGCGCAGCAGCTCCGCCTCGCCGTCGAGGGTGAACGGGCCGCGGTCGAGGATCACCGCCATCCGGGGCGGGACCGGCGGCTCGGGGGCGTCGACCGAGCGGACCAGGAACCATGGCTCGGTGAGGTGGGCGAAGGTGGCCAGGCCCATGCGGCCCGTCGTGAGGAAGATCCGCTCCCCCAGGGCCGGGGCCAGCCGCGCCGCGTCGGCCAGTGAGCCGGCCGTATGCCAGCGGTCGCCCGGGCCGGGTACCCAGCCGGGACGGCGCAGGGCGAGCAGGGGAACATGGACGTCGGCGGCCGCCCGGGCCGCGTGGGAACTGATCGTGTCGGCGAAAGGATGGGTGGCGTCGATGAGCGCGTCCACCTGGTGCTCGCGGAGCCAGCGGGCCATGCCCTCGGCGCCCCCGAACCCGCCGATCCGCACCTGCCCCACGGGCAGCCGCGGCGCGGCGACCCGGCCCGCGAGGGAGCTGGTGACGCGCAGGGCGGGGTCGTCGGCGAGCTCCCCGGCGAGGCGGCGCGCCTCGGTGGTGCCGCCGAGGATGAGCACATGGCGCCGCGCCGGTGCGCTGTTCATCGGGTGCCTTTCGTCGTCCGTGCGCCCGTCATCGTATGCGCGGCGGCCTGCCCATGGCTGAGACGGAGGCCGAGGCGGGGACGGAGGCCAAGGCGGCCGGGGGGCGGAGCGCCCAGCTGGAGCGGTCGGGGCTGCGGCACGGCTGGACCACCGGGGCGTGTGCCACAGCCGCGACGACGGCCGCGTACACCGCGCTGCTGAGCGGGGAGTTTCCCGACCCGGTGAGCATCGAACTGCCCAAGGGGCAGCGGCCCGCCTTCGCGCTCGCGACCGAGGAGCTGTCGGCGGGCCACGCCATGGCCGCGGTCGTCAAGGACGCGGGCGACGACCCGGATGTGACCCACGGCGCACTGGTCCGGGCCACGGTACGGGCCCTGCCGCCCGGCGGCGGAGTGGTCTTCCGGGCCGGTCCGGGCGTCGGCACGGTCACCCGGCCCGGGCTGCCGCTCCCGGTGGGCGAACCGGCCATCAACCCCGTGCCGCGCCAGATGATGCGCGACCACATCGCCGCGGTCGCGGCCCGGCACGGCGGCACCGGTGACGTCGAGATCGAGATCTCGGTGGACCACGGCGAGGAGATCGCCCGCTCCACCTGGAATCCGCGTCTGGGCATCCTCGGCGGGCTGTCCATCCTCGGCACGACGGGCATCGTGGTGCCCTACTCCTGCTCGGCGTGGATCGACAGCATCCGGCGCGGCGTGGATGTCGCACGCGCTGCGGGGCGCCGCCATGTGGTGGGCTGTACGGGCTCGACGTCCGAGAAGGTGGCGGTGGCCGTGCACGGGCTGCCGCAGGACGCGCTGCTGGACATGGGCGACTTCGCGGGGGCGGTGCTGAAGTATCTGCGCCGCCATCCGGTGGACCGGCTGACAGTCGCCGGCGGCTTCGCCAAGCTCTCCAAGCTGGCCGCCGGGCATCTGGATCTGCACTCCGCACGCTCCCAGGTGGACAAGGGGTTCCTCGCGGACCTGGCCCGCCGGGGCGGGGCGGACGAGCAGCTGGCGGAGGCGGTGGCGAGGGCCAACACCGGCCTGGAGACGGTGCAGTTGTGCTCCGCCCGTGGCGTACCCCTCGGCGACCTGGTCGCCGCGGCGGCCCGCGACACGGCGCTGGGGGTGCTGCGCGGGGCACCGGTGGCGGTGGACGTGATCTGCATCGACCGCGCGGGCACGATCGTGGGCCGCGCCGAACCCCGCGGCCCCCGGGAGCGCTGACCCGGCTCGCCAGCGGCGCGATGCGGCACGGCGCCCGGCGCGATGCGGTGCGGCGCCCGGCGCGATGCGGTGTCCGGCGCGATGCCGCACGGCGCCCGGCGCGATGCGGTGCGGTGTCCACGCCCATGCGTCACCACCGGGGCCGCTGCGCCGGTGTCGTCAGGCGGCTGGGCCTTGTGGGTGGCAGGGCTCGTGGGGGCGTTCGCGGTCCGAGGAGTAGAGGTGGCTGTCGCGGAACTGCTCGGCGCCGAGGGTGCGGCCCACGATGATCACCGCCGTCCGCACCACGCCCGCCGCCTTCACCTGGGCCGCGATGTCGTCCAGCGTGCCGCGGAGCACCAGTTCGTCGGGGCGGCTGGCCATGGCGACCACGGCCGCCGGGCAGTCGGCGCCATAGTGCGGGAGGAGTTCGCCGACGACGCGGTCCACATAGCGGGCGGCGAGATGCAGCACGAGGAGGGCGCCGCTACGGCCGAGAGTGGCGAGGTCCTCCCCTTCCGGCATGGGGGTGGCCTGCTGGGCGATGCGGGTGAGGATGACGGTCTGGCCGACGGTCGGCACCGTCAGCTCGCGCTTCAGCGCGGCCGCCGCGGCGGCGAAGGCGGGGACGCCCGGGACGACGTCGTACGGAACGCTGGCGGCGTCGAGGCGGCGCATCTGCTCGGCGACGGCGCTGAAGACCGACGGGTCCCCGGAGTGGAGGCGGGCCACGTCATGGCCCGCCTCATGGGCGGCGACGAACTCGGCGGTGATCTGGTCGAGGTCGAGCCGGGCGGTGTCGACGAGGCGGGCGTCCGGCGGGCATTCGGCGAGCAGTTCACGCGGCACCAGGCTGCCCGCGTACAGACACACCTGGCAGCGGGCCAGGGTCCGGGCGCCGCGCACCGTGATCAGATCGGCGGCGCCGGGGCCCGCGCCGATGAAGTACACCGTCATCGTGTCTCTCCTTGAGCGGCTTCGACGGATCCCGCGGGATCGGCGGCATGCCCGCCAGCGCCTCGGGAGTCGGGCGGTTTGGTCGCGGACCACTGGGTGACCGGCATCGCCTGCCGCCAGCCGGTGAAGCCCCCGACCGGGGTGGCGTGGGAGACGGCGAGGCGGACGAGGTCGCCGCCGTGGCGGCGGTACCGGTCCGCGAGCAGTGCCTCGGACTCCAGGGTCACGGTGTTGGCGACGATCCGGCCGCCCGGCCGCAGGGCCGCCCAGCACGCCTCCAGCACCCCGGGGGCGGTCAGGCCGCCGCCGATGAACACCGCGTCGGGGGCGGGCAGTCCGGCCAGGGCGTCCGGGGCGGCGCCGGTGACGACGGTCAGGCCGGGCACACCGAGCGCGGCGGCGTTGCGGCCGATGCGCTCGGCGCGCACCGGGTCGCGTTCGACCGAGACCGCCCGGCAGGTGCGGTGGGCGCGCATCCACTCCACGGCGATGGAGCCCGAGCCGCCGCCGACGTCCCACAGCAGCTCTCCGGGGGCGGGCGCGAGCGCGGCGAGGGTGGCGGCCCGCACATGGCGCTTGGTGAGCTGTCCGTCGTGGTCGTACGCCGCGTCGGGCAGCCCCGGCGCGAGCGACAGCGGCCGGGCGCCGTCCGCCGGGGCGCAGTCGACGGCGATGACGTTCAGGGGGTCGCCGGGCGGATGGGGCCACTTCTCGGCCGTGCCCTCCACACAGCGTTCCCGCCCGCTCCCCAACCGCTCCAGCACCCGCATCCGGCTCGGGCCGAAGCCGCGGTCCCCGAGCAACGCGGCCACCTGGGCGGGGGTTTCGGCGCCCGCGCTGAGCACGAGCAGCCGCCGTCCGGCGTACAGCTCACGGTTCAGCGTGGCCGGCGGGCGGCCGACGAGGCTGATCACCTCGGTCTCCTCCAGCGCCCAGCCGAGCCGCGCACAGGCCAGGGAGACGGACGAGGGATGGGGCAGCACCCGCAGCCGCTCGGCGCCCAGCAGCTCGGCCAGGGTGCGGCCGATGCCGAAGAACATGGGGTCGCCGCTGGCCAGCACGCAGACCCGCCGCCCGGTGTGCGCGGCGAACAGCCCGGGGACGGCGGGGCGCAGCGGGGACGGCCACGGCACCCGCTCGCCGTGGCACTCCGGCGGCAGCAGGCCCAGATGGCGCCGTCCGCCGATGACCACCTCGGCGGTGCGCAACGCCTCGCGGGCCGCGGGGCCGAGCCCGTCCCAGCCGTCGGCGCCGATGCCGATGACGGTCACGGGGGGAGGCGGCGGGCTCACGGTGGTCACCTCACGGGTCGGGGAACGGTCCACGAAACTCTACTGACCTGCTACGACGCCCCGGCTCCCGGCTCCCGCTCCAGGTCCACTTCGCGCGCCTCCTCCAGCCCCCGCTCCCCCGCCTGCCCCCGCTGCCGCGCCTGCTCCCCCGCCCGCTCCTGTTCGCGCTCCAGCTCCGCCAGCGCCAGCAGTTGCTCGACGGTCATGTCCTCCGGGATCGGCACCGGCGCCGGGGTGCGCAGCGGCGGCTGCCAGCCCTCCTCCGGGGCCCACCGCCGTATGATCCGGGCCGGTGCCCCGGCCACCACGGCGTGGTCGGGCACCTCGCCCCGTACGACCGCGCCCGCCGCGACCACCACATTGCGGCCCAGCCGCGCCCCGGGCAGGATCACCGCGCCCGCGCCCAGCCAGCTGCCGGGGCCGATGTGGACGGGCGCGGAGCGCGGCCATTGGCGGCCGATGGGCTGCTCCGGATCGTCGTAGGAGTGGTTGTCGCTGGTCACATAGACGTACGGGCCGCAGAAGACATCGTCGCCGAATTCCACGGGCACCGACGCGATCACATGGCTGCCCCGGCCCAGCACCACGCCGTTGCCGATGCGCAGCACCGGATCGGGGCCGAGGTCCACACCGGGCATCATCCCGGCGGTGAGGGTCACCTGCTCGCCGATGACGCAGTGCTCACCGAGCTCGATCCACGGCTCGCCGAAGAGGGTGCCCTGGGGGAACGCCAGCCGGGTGCCGACGCCGATGCGGCCGAACCGGTACGGGCCGGGGCGCTCGGCCGTCACCGCGCCGGCGCGCTGCACGGCGCGCCAGCCGCGGTGGACCAGACGGGAGGTGACGCGCCGGCGCCAGCCCCGCCAGGATGAGAACAGGTTCTCGTTCTTCGGCATTCGCCCACCGTATCGGCCGCTCGGGAGGCCGTCAGCGTCACCCCGGCGTCCCATAAGCGCTCCCCCTGAGCGCTCCCGCTAGGCGCTCCCCCGTCCCGGGGCCTCGCGCAGGACGCAGTCGCCGCACAACCCGCCGCCGGGCACGCGGTAGTAGAGACAGCAGGTGTGGCGCCGGTAGCCGAGCGGCGCGGTGCTCAGGGTGCCGGCCTCGCGCAGCGGCGGGTGGACCAGCTGGGCGCGCGCCAGCTCGGTGGCCCGGTCCGCCGCCTCGGCGTGGCCGTGCGCCCGGCACCAGTCGTGCAGCACGCGCAGCGAACCGGCCAGCGCCGAGGCGGCGTTGCCCCACAGCAGCCGCTCCGAGACCCGGTAGGCCCGTCCGATGGCGTGGTGCAGCGGCATCAGATGGACGAACGCCGCGGTGCCCACCTGACCGGCGAGTCCTCCCGGTTCGCCCATCACCTGCGGCACGCCGGGCCACCACAGGTCGTCGGGGGCGACTCGCCCGGGGTTCCACCACAGCCGGTCGGGCCGGAGGTGCGGCACCCGGCCGGCGAGGGCCGCCGGGCCGAGCGTGAGCGACCACACCCGGGCGGCGAGGCCCTGGAAGGCGAGCGAGGCCGCGACCCTCGGCTCATCGGTGCGCAGGCTCGCGGCGACCGCCTCGACCCGGGCGCTCAGCACCGGCCCGGCGGCGCCCTCGCCGGTCAGCCGGTACGCCTCGCCGATCGGTACGTACCCCTCCTCGCGGGGGTCGCCGCTCCCGGTACGCAGGGTGAAGAACGGCCCGACCCGCGCCGCGTCCGGCAGCGGCGCCTCATTCACCGTCGGCCGGGGCCCGGAACGCCTCCAGCAGCCGGTCGGCCGCCAGGGTGGCCGTCAGGGTGCCCTCGCGGACCCGCTGTTCCAGCTCGGGCCCGAGCCGCCGCACCTCGGGGTGGGCGTGCAGCCGGGCGAGCAGCTGGTCGCGCACCATCGACCAGGTCCAGTCGACCTGCTGGTCACGCCGCTTGGTTCGGAGCGCGCCGGTGGCCTCCAGCACCCGGCGGTGCTGCTCCAGGCGCTCCCACACCACGTCGAGCCCGGTGGACTCGCGGGCGCTGCAGGTGAGCACCGGCGGGTTCCAGGGCGCGTCCGCGGGTTGCAGCAGCCGCAGCGCGCCCGCCAGTTCACGGGCCGCCGACTTGGCCTCCCGCGCGTGGGGGCCGTCGGCCTTGTTGATGGTGACCACGTCGGCCAGCTCCAGGACGCCCTTCTTGATGCCCTGCAGCTGGTCGCCGGTGCGGGCCAGGGAGAGCAGCAGGAAGGAGTCGACCATATTGGCCACCGCGGTCTCGGACTGGCCCACGCCCACGGTCTCCACCAGCACCACGTCATAGCCCGCGGCCTCCATGACGACCATGGACTCGCGGGTGGCGCGGGCGACCCCGCCCAGCGTCCCGGCGCTGGGCGAGGGCCGTACGAAGGCGTCGGGGTCGACCGCCAGCCGCTCCATCCGGGTCTTGTCACCCAGGATGGAGCCGCCGGTGCGGGTCGACGACGGGTCGACGGCGAGCACCGCGACCTTGTGGCCGGTCCCGGTGAGCATCGTGCCCAGGGCGTCGATGAAGGTGGACTTGCCCACCCCGGGCACCCCGCTGATGCCGATCCGCCGCGCCCCGCCGGTGTGCGGCAGCAGCTCGACCAGCAGCCGCTGGGCGAGGTCGTGGTGGTCGGGCCGGGTGGACTCGACGAGCGTGATCGCACGGGCGATGTACGCGCGCTTGCCGTCGAGCACGCCCTTGGCGTACTCCTCGATGTCGATCGTCCGCGGCATGGCCTTAGGGGGTGTCTCGCGGATCATGCCGGGCTCGCGGCGCCCGGCACGCGCATCCGCCGCGTTGTCGTCGTCGCACGCAGCGCCGCTGCGCTCTCCTCCTCCGCCTTGCGGCTGCACGCACCAGGCGCCGCTCCCTGATCCGGCCTGATCCACAAGACACCCCCTACAGCTCGTGGCCGAGGTCGGCGGCCAGCTTGCGCACCAGGTCATGGGCGGCGTCCGGAATGACCGTGCCGGGCAGGAAGACGGCGGCGGCGCCGGCGTCGTGCAGGGTCTGGACGTCGTGCGGCGGGATGACCCCGCCGACGACGATGGTGATGTCCTCGCGCCCCGCCTCGGCCAGCTGCTCGCGCAGCGCGGGCACCAGCGTGAGGTGGCCGGCCGCGAGCGACGACACGCCGACGATGTGCACATCGGCCTCCACCGCCTGCCGCGCGACCTCCTCCGGGGTCTGGAACAGCGGGCCGACGTCGACGTCGAAGCCCAGGTCGGCGAAGGCGGTGGCGATCACCTTCTGGCCGCGGTCATGCCCGTCCTGCCCCATCTTGGCGACCAGGATGCGGGGGCGGCGGCCCTCGGCGCTCTCGAACTTCTCCACCAGCGCGCGGGTCCGGCTCACGCCGGAGGACGCTCCGGCCTCTTCTCGGTACACACCGGAGATCGTACGGATCTGCCCCGAGTGGCGCCCATAGACCGCCTCGAGCGCGTCGGAGATCTCGCCGACGGTCGCCATGGCGCGGGCGGCGTCCACGGCGAGCGCCAGCAGATTGCCCTCCAGGCCCGCGCCCGGACCGGACCGGGCCGCGGCGGTCAGGGCGCGCAGCGCGTCCTGGCAGACGGCCTCGTCGCGCTCGGCGCGCAGCCGCCGCAGCTTCTCGATCTGCTGGGTGCGCACCGCGGAGTTGTCGACCTTGAGCACCTCGAGCTGCTCATCGCTGTCGATGCGGTACTTGTTGACGCCGATGACCGGCTGGCGGCCGGAGTCGATCCGGGCCTGGGTGCGGGCGGCGGCCTCCTCGACACGCAGCTTGGGGATGCCCGCGTCGATGGCCTTGGCCATGCCGCCGGCCGCCTCGACCTCCTCGATGTGCTGCCAGGCCCGCCGCGCCAGGTCGTACGTCAGCTTCTCGACGTACGCGCTGCCGCCCCACGGGTCGATGACCCGGGTGGTGCCCGACTCCTGCTGCAGCAGGATCTGGGTGTTGCGGGCGATCCGGGCGGAGAAGTCGGTGGGCAGCGCGAGCGCCTCGTCCAGCGCGTTGGTGTGCAGCGACTGGGTGTGGCCCTGGGTGGCGGCCATGGCCTCCACGCAGGTGCGGGCCACGTTGTTGTAGACGTCCTGGGCGGTCAGCGACCAGCCGGAGGTCTGCGAATGGGTGCGCAGCGACAGCGACTTGGGGTTCTTCGGGTCGAACTGCTTGACCAGCTTGGCCCACAGCAGCCGCGCCGCGCGCAGCTTGGCGATCTCCATGAAGAAGTTCATGCCGATCGCCCAGAAGAACGACAGCCGGGGCGCGAAGGCGTCCACGTCCATCCCGGCGTCCCGGCCGGCCCGCAGATACTCCACACCGTCGGCCAGGGTGTACGCCAGCTCCAGGTCGGCCGTGGCTCCGGCCTCCTGGATGTGGTAGCCGGAGATGGAGATGGAGTTGTAGCGCGGCATCCGCTGCGAGGTGAAGGAGAAGATGTCGGAGATGATCCGCATCGACGGCTGCGGCGGATAGATGTAGGTGTTGCGGACCATGAACTCCTTGAGGATGTCGTTCTGAATGGTCCCGGCCAGTTTCTCGGGCGGTACGCCCTGTTCCTCGGCGGCCACGATGTAGAGCGCGAGCACGGGCAGCACCGCGCCGTTCATCGTCATCGACACGCTCATCTTGTCCAGCGGGATGCCGTCGAAGAGCTGCCGCATGTCGTAGATGGAGTCGATGGCCACGCCCGCCATGCCGACGTCACCGGTGACCCGGGGGTGGTCGCTGTCGTAGCCCCGGTGGGTGGGCAGGTCGAAGGCGACCGACAGGCCCTTCTGGCCGGCCGCGAGGTTGCGGCGGTAGAAGGCGTTGGACTCCTCGGCGGTGGAGAAGCCCGCGTACTGCCGGATGGTCCAGGGCTGGTTGACGTACATCGTCGGGTACGGGCCGCGCAGATAGGGCGCGGCGCCGGGGTAGGTGCCCAGGAAGTCGACGCCTTCGAGGTCCTCGGCGGTGTAGAGCGGTTTGACCCCGATGCCCTCGGGGGTGTCCCACACCAGGTCCTCCACGCCCTTGCCCACGCTGTTCTGCAGCGCGGCGGCCCAGTCGCCGGAGCTGGGCACCGGGCCTTCGGCCGGTCCGTCCAGATCGACCGCCGAGAAGTCCGGGATCTTGCCCGGCTCCACCGGAGCGCCGGCCATCACGCCACCCCCATGGTGTTCAGAGCCGAGGAGAGCACCTCGACCGCGTCGCAGCCCGCGAAGACGTATCCGTCCACTCCGGCCCGTTCGTACTCATCCTGTTGTGTGCCCGGCCGTCCGGCCAGGTAGACCCGGGTCGCCCCGGCCGCCTTCAGCCGCTCGGCCACGGCGGCCGCCTCCTGCTCGTACAGCTTGTCGCTGGAGCACAGGCAGGCGACGCGGGCGCCGCTGGCGGCGAACGCCTCGGCGACCGTCTCCGCGGTCACGGTGGCGGGTTCGTGGACCGCCTCGATCCCGCCCGCCTGGAAGAGGTTGGCGGCGAAGGAGGCGCGGGCGGTGTGCGCGGCGGCGGGGCCCAGCGCGGCCAGGAAGATCCTGGGCCGGCTGCCCTCGGCCGCCAGCTGGGCGTCGGCGCGGGTGCGCAGCGCCTCGTACGCCTCGTCGCGGCGCACCCTCGGCAGTCCGCCGCCGGGCGGCTCCGGGACGGGCTCGCGCTCGACGGGCCGCTCGGCGAGGTTCGGGAACTCG
Coding sequences:
- a CDS encoding cobalt-precorrin-6A reductase; its protein translation is MNSAPARRHVLILGGTTEARRLAGELADDPALRVTSSLAGRVAAPRLPVGQVRIGGFGGAEGMARWLREHQVDALIDATHPFADTISSHAARAAADVHVPLLALRRPGWVPGPGDRWHTAGSLADAARLAPALGERIFLTTGRMGLATFAHLTEPWFLVRSVDAPEPPVPPRMAVILDRGPFTLDGEAELLRRHRIEVLVTKDSGAHATAPKLAAARAAGIPVVVIRRPPAPQGVPVAETPAEAADWLRTTLA
- a CDS encoding (2Fe-2S)-binding protein, encoding MNEAPLPDAARVGPFFTLRTGSGDPREEGYVPIGEAYRLTGEGAAGPVLSARVEAVAASLRTDEPRVAASLAFQGLAARVWSLTLGPAALAGRVPHLRPDRLWWNPGRVAPDDLWWPGVPQVMGEPGGLAGQVGTAAFVHLMPLHHAIGRAYRVSERLLWGNAASALAGSLRVLHDWCRAHGHAEAADRATELARAQLVHPPLREAGTLSTAPLGYRRHTCCLYYRVPGGGLCGDCVLREAPGRGSA
- the cbiE gene encoding precorrin-6y C5,15-methyltransferase (decarboxylating) subunit CbiE; protein product: MSPPPPPVTVIGIGADGWDGLGPAAREALRTAEVVIGGRRHLGLLPPECHGERVPWPSPLRPAVPGLFAAHTGRRVCVLASGDPMFFGIGRTLAELLGAERLRVLPHPSSVSLACARLGWALEETEVISLVGRPPATLNRELYAGRRLLVLSAGAETPAQVAALLGDRGFGPSRMRVLERLGSGRERCVEGTAEKWPHPPGDPLNVIAVDCAPADGARPLSLAPGLPDAAYDHDGQLTKRHVRAATLAALAPAPGELLWDVGGGSGSIAVEWMRAHRTCRAVSVERDPVRAERIGRNAAALGVPGLTVVTGAAPDALAGLPAPDAVFIGGGLTAPGVLEACWAALRPGGRIVANTVTLESEALLADRYRRHGGDLVRLAVSHATPVGGFTGWRQAMPVTQWSATKPPDSRGAGGHAADPAGSVEAAQGETR
- a CDS encoding acyltransferase, producing the protein MPKNENLFSSWRGWRRRVTSRLVHRGWRAVQRAGAVTAERPGPYRFGRIGVGTRLAFPQGTLFGEPWIELGEHCVIGEQVTLTAGMMPGVDLGPDPVLRIGNGVVLGRGSHVIASVPVEFGDDVFCGPYVYVTSDNHSYDDPEQPIGRQWPRSAPVHIGPGSWLGAGAVILPGARLGRNVVVAAGAVVRGEVPDHAVVAGAPARIIRRWAPEEGWQPPLRTPAPVPIPEDMTVEQLLALAELEREQERAGEQARQRGQAGERGLEEAREVDLEREPGAGAS
- a CDS encoding cobalt-precorrin-5B (C(1))-methyltransferase — protein: MAETEAEAGTEAKAAGGRSAQLERSGLRHGWTTGACATAATTAAYTALLSGEFPDPVSIELPKGQRPAFALATEELSAGHAMAAVVKDAGDDPDVTHGALVRATVRALPPGGGVVFRAGPGVGTVTRPGLPLPVGEPAINPVPRQMMRDHIAAVAARHGGTGDVEIEISVDHGEEIARSTWNPRLGILGGLSILGTTGIVVPYSCSAWIDSIRRGVDVARAAGRRHVVGCTGSTSEKVAVAVHGLPQDALLDMGDFAGAVLKYLRRHPVDRLTVAGGFAKLSKLAAGHLDLHSARSQVDKGFLADLARRGGADEQLAEAVARANTGLETVQLCSARGVPLGDLVAAAARDTALGVLRGAPVAVDVICIDRAGTIVGRAEPRGPRER
- the scpA gene encoding methylmalonyl-CoA mutase — encoded protein: MAGAPVEPGKIPDFSAVDLDGPAEGPVPSSGDWAAALQNSVGKGVEDLVWDTPEGIGVKPLYTAEDLEGVDFLGTYPGAAPYLRGPYPTMYVNQPWTIRQYAGFSTAEESNAFYRRNLAAGQKGLSVAFDLPTHRGYDSDHPRVTGDVGMAGVAIDSIYDMRQLFDGIPLDKMSVSMTMNGAVLPVLALYIVAAEEQGVPPEKLAGTIQNDILKEFMVRNTYIYPPQPSMRIISDIFSFTSQRMPRYNSISISGYHIQEAGATADLELAYTLADGVEYLRAGRDAGMDVDAFAPRLSFFWAIGMNFFMEIAKLRAARLLWAKLVKQFDPKNPKSLSLRTHSQTSGWSLTAQDVYNNVARTCVEAMAATQGHTQSLHTNALDEALALPTDFSARIARNTQILLQQESGTTRVIDPWGGSAYVEKLTYDLARRAWQHIEEVEAAGGMAKAIDAGIPKLRVEEAAARTQARIDSGRQPVIGVNKYRIDSDEQLEVLKVDNSAVRTQQIEKLRRLRAERDEAVCQDALRALTAAARSGPGAGLEGNLLALAVDAARAMATVGEISDALEAVYGRHSGQIRTISGVYREEAGASSGVSRTRALVEKFESAEGRRPRILVAKMGQDGHDRGQKVIATAFADLGFDVDVGPLFQTPEEVARQAVEADVHIVGVSSLAAGHLTLVPALREQLAEAGREDITIVVGGVIPPHDVQTLHDAGAAAVFLPGTVIPDAAHDLVRKLAADLGHEL
- the meaB gene encoding methylmalonyl Co-A mutase-associated GTPase MeaB — translated: MPRTIDIEEYAKGVLDGKRAYIARAITLVESTRPDHHDLAQRLLVELLPHTGGARRIGISGVPGVGKSTFIDALGTMLTGTGHKVAVLAVDPSSTRTGGSILGDKTRMERLAVDPDAFVRPSPSAGTLGGVARATRESMVVMEAAGYDVVLVETVGVGQSETAVANMVDSFLLLSLARTGDQLQGIKKGVLELADVVTINKADGPHAREAKSAARELAGALRLLQPADAPWNPPVLTCSARESTGLDVVWERLEQHRRVLEATGALRTKRRDQQVDWTWSMVRDQLLARLHAHPEVRRLGPELEQRVREGTLTATLAADRLLEAFRAPADGE
- the cobM gene encoding precorrin-4 C(11)-methyltransferase, producing MTVYFIGAGPGAADLITVRGARTLARCQVCLYAGSLVPRELLAECPPDARLVDTARLDLDQITAEFVAAHEAGHDVARLHSGDPSVFSAVAEQMRRLDAASVPYDVVPGVPAFAAAAAALKRELTVPTVGQTVILTRIAQQATPMPEGEDLATLGRSGALLVLHLAARYVDRVVGELLPHYGADCPAAVVAMASRPDELVLRGTLDDIAAQVKAAGVVRTAVIIVGRTLGAEQFRDSHLYSSDRERPHEPCHPQGPAA